In Candidatus Promineifilum breve, one genomic interval encodes:
- the rpmA gene encoding 50S ribosomal protein L27 produces MAHKKGGGSTRNGRDSNAQRLGIKRYGGEKVGPGVIIVRQKGTKYRPGNNVGLGSDYTIYALIDGQVTFENRYGRKVVSVYPVQAAGQGE; encoded by the coding sequence ATGGCACACAAAAAAGGTGGCGGTTCAACCCGCAACGGCCGCGACAGCAACGCCCAACGTCTGGGCATCAAGCGTTATGGCGGCGAGAAAGTCGGCCCTGGCGTGATCATCGTCCGCCAGAAAGGCACAAAATACCGTCCGGGCAACAACGTCGGGCTGGGCAGCGATTATACGATCTACGCCCTCATCGACGGCCAGGTGACGTTCGAGAATCGTTACGGCCGCAAGGTCGTCAGCGTCTATCCGGTGCAGGCCGCCGGTCAGGGGGAGTAA
- a CDS encoding RING finger protein, with amino-acid sequence MDAQEQPSIRITASDITEANQLSLSCPICGNAVEEHTDGAALVPVICDKCDTLYHKACWDRSGGKCAVLGCGSDKFHVHGQDTRPVLKVRYTDLPAPSANGGPSPSAQNRRLKEEQRRQVRNMTLFERFWRWLLDQIKINP; translated from the coding sequence ATGGACGCACAAGAACAACCCTCGATCCGGATCACCGCGAGCGACATTACCGAGGCCAACCAGCTGAGCCTGTCGTGCCCGATATGCGGCAACGCCGTCGAGGAACACACCGACGGCGCGGCCCTCGTGCCCGTCATCTGCGACAAGTGCGACACGCTCTATCATAAAGCGTGCTGGGATCGCAGCGGCGGCAAATGCGCCGTGCTCGGTTGCGGCAGCGACAAGTTCCACGTTCACGGCCAGGACACCCGGCCGGTACTGAAGGTTCGCTATACCGACCTGCCCGCGCCCTCGGCCAACGGCGGCCCCTCCCCCAGCGCCCAGAACCGGCGGCTGAAGGAAGAACAGCGGCGGCAGGTGCGCAACATGACCCTCTTCGAGCGCTTCTGGCGCTGGCTGCTGGATCAGATCAAAATCAACCCCTAG
- a CDS encoding HesA/MoeB/ThiF family protein, translating to MTEAETIVITDPDSDRYHTFGYISWWQQEVVRNATVLVIGAGALGNEVIKNLTLMGIGNLLIADFDTIEDSNLSRSVLFRAGDRGRRKVDAAAEAAKAINPDVKVKAWHGDINFEMGLGVFRHVDAIIGCLDNREARLSINRFSWAVDRPWVDGAIQELMGIVRVFRPGEGACYECTLTDLDYQIINLRYSCPLLARQDILMGKVPTTPTSASIVAAFQTQEALKLLHDMEVQPGKALMINGLTNDIYITEYPVKEFCMSHSRLEPIVELPEATAEGTTLAGLLATARERLGPEAVLEFDSELVVSMDCGACGQNEPIFQRMARLYEDAAVCPNCGAKREMRLTHRISGEEEFLDRTLAGVDVPPLGIIRARNGGERVYYELTGDKATFLQFA from the coding sequence ATGACAGAAGCGGAAACCATTGTCATCACCGACCCCGACAGCGATCGGTATCATACCTTCGGCTACATCAGTTGGTGGCAGCAGGAAGTCGTGCGCAACGCCACGGTGCTGGTCATCGGGGCCGGGGCGCTGGGCAACGAGGTCATCAAGAACCTGACCCTGATGGGCATCGGCAACCTCCTGATCGCCGACTTCGACACCATCGAGGACAGCAACCTGAGCCGCTCGGTGCTGTTTCGCGCCGGCGACCGCGGCCGGCGCAAGGTCGATGCCGCGGCCGAGGCGGCCAAGGCCATCAACCCCGACGTGAAGGTCAAGGCGTGGCACGGCGACATCAATTTCGAGATGGGGCTGGGCGTGTTTCGCCACGTCGATGCCATCATCGGCTGCCTCGACAACCGCGAGGCGCGCCTGTCGATCAACCGCTTCAGTTGGGCGGTCGACCGGCCGTGGGTCGATGGGGCCATCCAGGAGTTGATGGGCATCGTGCGCGTCTTCCGGCCCGGCGAGGGGGCGTGTTACGAGTGCACCCTGACCGATCTGGACTACCAAATCATCAATCTGCGCTACTCCTGCCCGCTATTGGCGCGACAGGATATACTGATGGGCAAGGTGCCGACGACGCCGACCAGCGCGTCGATCGTGGCCGCCTTCCAGACGCAGGAAGCGCTGAAGCTGCTGCACGATATGGAAGTGCAGCCGGGCAAGGCGCTGATGATCAACGGCCTGACCAACGACATTTACATCACCGAATATCCGGTCAAGGAGTTTTGCATGAGCCACTCCCGGCTGGAGCCGATCGTTGAGTTGCCGGAGGCCACGGCCGAGGGCACAACCCTGGCCGGACTGCTGGCGACGGCCCGCGAACGGCTCGGCCCGGAGGCCGTGCTGGAGTTCGACAGCGAACTCGTCGTGTCGATGGACTGCGGCGCGTGTGGTCAGAATGAGCCGATATTCCAGCGGATGGCCCGTCTATACGAAGACGCGGCCGTCTGCCCCAACTGCGGGGCCAAGCGCGAGATGCGCCTGACCCATCGCATCAGCGGCGAGGAGGAGTTCCTCGACCGCACGCTGGCCGGCGTTGACGTGCCGCCACTGGGCATCATCCGGGCGCGCAACGGCGGCGAGCGCGTGTACTACGAGTTGACGGGCGACAAGGCGACCTTTTTGCAGTTCGCCTAA
- a CDS encoding RING finger protein, which yields MIRAHRIDETSVFLEQTCALCKQAFVAGDEIVVCPADGSRHHVHCWQANDNKCTAYGCTGTGVVGAPGLGDPAVPRPRNQLPRERSRRPRVVTMPAESPSPTPAAARPIPNAPGSKVRTLPAGSFGCGRSCLVFAIILAILLLVGGCFGLWAIADFLMTQVGEISNGAPLASGLMLTATFLRF from the coding sequence ATGATTCGCGCCCACCGCATCGACGAAACCTCGGTCTTCCTGGAGCAGACGTGCGCGCTCTGCAAGCAGGCGTTCGTGGCCGGGGATGAGATCGTCGTCTGCCCGGCCGACGGCAGCCGCCACCACGTCCATTGCTGGCAGGCCAACGACAACAAATGCACCGCCTACGGCTGCACCGGCACGGGAGTGGTGGGCGCGCCGGGCCTTGGCGACCCTGCCGTGCCGCGACCCAGGAACCAACTTCCCCGCGAGCGCTCACGCCGGCCGCGGGTCGTCACCATGCCGGCCGAATCGCCCTCCCCCACCCCGGCCGCCGCCCGGCCCATCCCCAACGCCCCCGGCTCCAAAGTGCGCACGCTGCCCGCCGGCAGTTTCGGCTGCGGCCGGAGTTGCCTGGTGTTTGCCATCATTCTGGCGATCCTGCTCCTGGTCGGTGGTTGCTTTGGCCTGTGGGCTATTGCCGATTTTTTGATGACGCAGGTGGGGGAAATATCGAATGGCGCGCCGTTAGCTTCTGGGTTGATGCTAACGGCTACGTTCTTGCGCTTCTAG
- a CDS encoding Mov34/MPN/PAD-1 family protein, with amino-acid sequence MTESTTTYVAQISLSLPGKPDTATAIVTLAPADQLTVGQTAKPLSDCTLAELAAYGRTLEAEVWDTYEAISLLELRDAAEIGIRVMALDKAGQAVDEVEDWANHLIILDSAAAPQPSPVMAEQSVAAEAIPDAPAEPAPEPAAPVPTEPAAEPVTITPEIAPEAPADRPTIIPSEARVRVAGDRLPLSESGGAAVDILLDESALRAMQAHALSSLDREVAGVMIGRRPEKQPDGRYIVHVIDSIVAKHTVMHGASVTYTPESWRYMNDTLWERYPDESAVMVGWYHTHPGFGIFLSGMDLFIHQNFFTQIWHVAYVLDPRARTSGFFCWNRQKTKVNRYDFQWPDWAGGSW; translated from the coding sequence ATGACCGAATCAACCACCACCTACGTGGCCCAGATCAGCTTGTCGCTGCCGGGCAAACCGGACACGGCCACCGCCATCGTCACCCTGGCCCCGGCCGATCAACTGACTGTCGGCCAAACCGCCAAGCCGCTGTCCGACTGCACGCTGGCCGAGCTGGCCGCCTATGGCCGGACGCTGGAAGCCGAAGTCTGGGACACCTACGAGGCGATCAGCCTGCTGGAACTGCGCGACGCGGCCGAGATCGGCATCCGCGTCATGGCCCTGGACAAAGCGGGCCAGGCGGTCGATGAGGTTGAGGATTGGGCCAACCACCTGATCATCCTCGACTCGGCCGCCGCCCCGCAGCCATCGCCCGTCATGGCCGAACAATCGGTGGCCGCCGAGGCCATACCCGACGCCCCGGCCGAGCCCGCGCCGGAACCGGCCGCGCCCGTTCCAACCGAGCCGGCGGCCGAGCCAGTCACCATCACGCCGGAAATCGCGCCCGAAGCACCGGCCGACCGCCCCACCATCATCCCCAGCGAAGCGCGGGTGCGCGTGGCCGGCGACCGACTGCCCCTCAGCGAATCCGGCGGCGCGGCGGTAGACATCCTGCTCGATGAGTCAGCCTTGCGGGCCATGCAGGCCCACGCCCTGAGCAGCCTCGATCGCGAGGTAGCCGGGGTGATGATCGGCCGGCGGCCGGAGAAGCAGCCCGACGGCCGCTACATTGTCCACGTCATCGACAGCATCGTCGCCAAACACACCGTCATGCACGGGGCCAGCGTCACCTATACGCCGGAAAGCTGGCGCTATATGAACGACACCCTCTGGGAGCGCTACCCCGACGAGAGCGCGGTCATGGTCGGCTGGTATCACACCCATCCGGGATTCGGCATCTTCCTGTCGGGCATGGACTTGTTCATTCACCAGAACTTTTTCACCCAGATCTGGCACGTGGCCTACGTGCTCGACCCCCGGGCGCGCACCAGCGGCTTTTTCTGCTGGAACCGGCAGAAGACGAAGGTCAACCGCTATGATTTCCAATGGCCCGACTGGGCCGGCGGATCATGGTAG
- a CDS encoding Mov34/MPN/PAD-1 family protein, with translation MTSASSSVSQGAPLPPGETARDEALTAVVAAHRQALAALPLRQLPAPPAQWLHHGQVPGDGQPLVLMHQTALLQIIAHSRSNTNVELGGALLGQVYRYKSGVVVEVKAALPATSSDHGPVHFTFSADSWSSLHRDRAAHYANLDIIGWFHTHPDLGVFYSGDDVVVHSAAFTQPWHVGLVVDPLRDEAAFFGWVGGALSPLAGFYELPERQPQTVIPWRAVATTVWDKPYEAQQMAEADSRVVLARNGRPRFSGRELGLAASAAALLLSFFLVVGGVLPLMRRVELLETTLLNLAQVSLSASNAQSCPDPRLRILVPLNGQAYVAGATIQLIGTAEYPDARRYQTEYRPAGSETWLLIDRLRADTRLGPLADWVTTDLPPGDYELRLSPVDLNNIRLADSSPCAVSISLSPATAQP, from the coding sequence ATGACCTCGGCATCAAGTTCGGTTAGTCAGGGCGCACCGCTGCCGCCGGGCGAAACGGCGCGCGATGAAGCGCTAACCGCCGTCGTGGCCGCGCATCGCCAGGCGTTGGCCGCTTTGCCGCTGCGCCAACTGCCCGCGCCGCCGGCCCAATGGCTGCACCACGGCCAGGTTCCCGGCGACGGCCAGCCGCTGGTGCTGATGCACCAGACGGCGCTGCTGCAAATCATCGCCCACAGCCGCAGCAACACCAACGTCGAGTTGGGCGGCGCGCTGCTGGGCCAGGTTTATCGCTACAAAAGCGGCGTGGTGGTCGAGGTGAAGGCCGCGCTGCCGGCCACCAGTTCCGACCACGGGCCGGTGCATTTCACCTTCTCGGCCGATTCCTGGTCGAGCCTCCACCGCGACCGCGCCGCCCACTACGCCAACCTCGACATCATCGGCTGGTTCCATACCCATCCCGACCTCGGCGTGTTCTACTCCGGCGACGACGTGGTTGTCCACTCCGCGGCCTTCACCCAACCGTGGCACGTCGGCCTGGTGGTCGATCCGCTGCGCGACGAGGCGGCGTTTTTCGGCTGGGTCGGCGGCGCGCTGTCGCCACTGGCCGGTTTCTACGAATTGCCGGAGCGCCAGCCGCAGACGGTGATTCCCTGGCGCGCCGTCGCCACGACGGTCTGGGATAAGCCCTACGAAGCCCAACAGATGGCCGAGGCCGATAGCCGCGTCGTGCTGGCCCGCAATGGCCGGCCGCGCTTTTCGGGGCGCGAATTGGGGCTGGCGGCGTCGGCCGCGGCGTTGTTGCTGTCTTTTTTTTTGGTCGTCGGCGGCGTTCTGCCTCTGATGCGGCGGGTGGAACTGCTGGAGACGACACTCCTTAATCTGGCCCAGGTCTCGCTGAGCGCGAGCAACGCCCAGAGCTGCCCCGACCCGCGCCTGCGCATCCTGGTACCGCTGAACGGTCAGGCCTACGTCGCCGGGGCGACTATCCAACTCATCGGCACGGCCGAATATCCCGACGCGCGCCGCTATCAGACCGAATATCGCCCGGCGGGCAGCGAGACGTGGCTGCTCATCGACCGCCTGCGAGCCGATACGCGGCTGGGGCCGCTGGCCGATTGGGTCACGACCGACTTGCCGCCCGGCGACTACGAATTGCGCCTGTCGCCGGTTGACCTCAATAATATCCGTTTGGCCGACAGCAGCCCCTGCGCCGTCAGCATTAGCCTGTCGCCGGCCACGGCCCAACCCTGA
- a CDS encoding carboxypeptidase M32: protein MSSYHSLLAKVHELDDLNKAAALLSWDREVNMPRAGAPERIAQMTTLSSLIHRLSTSDEMGELIESAAAELDGAPYDSNEAALIRLLRRTYADARKLPPDYVARSAAVSGQAREAWVRARAEDDFAHFQPWLEQIVRLCQEMADYYGYEDERYDALLDKYETNMKTAEVRAIFEAVKAELVPLREAIDRSPVALDDALTHQPYDVDRQKAFARTIATAIGYDLERGHLGTVIHPFATSFSRNDARITTRWYPDFLNPSLFGTLHECGHAMYEQGTHADLARTPLARGTSLGIHESQSRMMENIVGRSRGFWQAHFPTLQRHFPEALGHSTAEDFYRAINKTQPSFIRVEADELTYNFHIILRFELEQALLNGDLAVADLPAAWNDKMRGLLGITPPNDREGCLQDVHWSRPSFGYFPTYALGNLYAAQFYETAVAQNPTIAEEMAQGRTDALVAWLRENIHQHGKKFTPGELVVRVTGQPLSHAAFMRYAWAKFGDLYSLA, encoded by the coding sequence ATGTCTTCCTATCATTCCTTGCTGGCAAAAGTTCACGAACTCGACGACCTCAACAAGGCCGCCGCCCTGCTCTCGTGGGATCGCGAGGTCAACATGCCCCGCGCCGGCGCGCCGGAGCGCATCGCCCAGATGACGACCCTGAGCAGCCTCATCCACCGCCTGTCCACTTCGGACGAGATGGGCGAGCTGATCGAGAGCGCCGCGGCCGAGCTGGACGGCGCGCCCTACGACAGCAACGAGGCCGCTCTCATCCGCCTGCTGCGCCGCACCTACGCCGACGCCCGCAAGCTGCCGCCGGATTACGTCGCCCGCTCGGCGGCCGTCAGCGGCCAGGCCCGCGAGGCCTGGGTGCGGGCGCGCGCCGAGGACGACTTCGCCCATTTCCAGCCGTGGCTGGAGCAGATCGTCAGGCTGTGCCAGGAGATGGCCGACTACTACGGCTACGAGGACGAGCGCTACGACGCCCTGTTGGACAAGTACGAGACCAACATGAAAACGGCCGAGGTGCGGGCCATCTTCGAGGCCGTGAAGGCTGAACTGGTGCCCCTACGCGAGGCCATCGACCGCAGCCCCGTCGCCCTGGACGACGCGCTGACCCATCAGCCCTACGACGTTGACCGGCAAAAGGCCTTTGCCCGCACCATCGCCACGGCCATTGGCTACGATTTGGAGCGCGGCCATCTGGGGACGGTCATTCACCCCTTCGCCACCAGCTTCAGCCGCAACGACGCGCGCATCACCACCCGCTGGTATCCCGATTTCCTGAACCCGTCCCTCTTCGGCACGCTGCACGAATGCGGCCACGCCATGTATGAGCAGGGAACCCATGCCGATCTGGCGCGCACGCCGTTGGCCCGCGGCACGTCGCTGGGCATCCACGAGTCCCAGTCGCGCATGATGGAGAATATTGTCGGCCGCAGCCGCGGCTTCTGGCAAGCCCACTTCCCCACCCTGCAACGCCACTTCCCCGAGGCGCTGGGCCACAGCACGGCCGAGGATTTCTACCGGGCCATCAACAAGACCCAGCCGTCGTTCATTCGCGTCGAGGCCGACGAACTGACCTACAACTTCCACATCATATTGCGCTTTGAACTGGAGCAGGCGCTGCTGAACGGCGATCTGGCCGTGGCCGACCTGCCCGCCGCCTGGAACGACAAGATGCGCGGTCTGCTGGGCATCACCCCGCCCAACGACCGCGAGGGCTGTCTCCAGGACGTGCACTGGTCGCGGCCGAGCTTCGGCTACTTCCCCACCTATGCCCTGGGCAACCTGTACGCGGCGCAGTTCTATGAAACGGCCGTGGCCCAGAACCCGACTATCGCCGAGGAGATGGCCCAGGGCCGGACGGACGCGCTGGTGGCCTGGCTACGGGAGAACATCCACCAGCACGGCAAGAAGTTTACCCCCGGCGAACTGGTGGTGCGCGTCACCGGGCAACCGCTAAGCCACGCGGCGTTCATGCGCTACGCCTGGGCCAAATTTGGGGATCTGTATTCTCTGGCGTGA
- the rplU gene encoding 50S ribosomal protein L21 — MYAIVESGGRQYRAEEGNTFSVEKLPYQVGDQVELNNVLLIAAGDSFQVGQPTVAGAAVKATVVEQYRGKKILVWKYHAKLRYRRRRGHRQDYTRLRVDTIVAG; from the coding sequence GTGTACGCAATTGTGGAAAGTGGTGGCCGGCAATACCGCGCCGAAGAGGGCAATACCTTCTCCGTGGAGAAGCTGCCCTATCAAGTCGGTGACCAGGTGGAACTGAATAACGTTTTGCTGATCGCCGCCGGAGATTCGTTCCAGGTGGGCCAGCCAACCGTGGCCGGCGCCGCCGTCAAAGCGACTGTCGTGGAGCAATATCGGGGCAAGAAGATTCTGGTGTGGAAATACCATGCCAAGCTCCGCTATCGCCGGCGTCGTGGTCATCGTCAGGATTATACGCGCCTGCGCGTCGACACGATCGTGGCCGGTTAG
- a CDS encoding ubiquitin-conjugating enzyme E2 yields MSFDIRETRLRNDYQRVRDLANRSEFIHIVRTEGEPPEKYLIRYTCRGVEGISGANQPIYREQHEVTIYLHAEYPLKQPQLKWITPIFHPNIHITGAVCIGAWWPAKTLDELLLTLGEMVQYKNYEPRDPMNSKAAAWAIQRKSLFPIDRRELKGQSVADLIVIRDEESDDLGIKFG; encoded by the coding sequence ATGTCTTTCGACATTCGTGAAACCCGGTTGCGCAACGACTACCAGCGCGTGCGCGATCTGGCGAATCGGAGCGAGTTCATCCATATCGTCAGGACCGAGGGCGAACCGCCCGAGAAGTACCTGATCCGCTATACCTGCCGTGGCGTCGAGGGCATCTCCGGGGCCAACCAGCCCATCTATCGTGAGCAGCACGAGGTGACCATCTACCTGCACGCCGAGTATCCTCTGAAACAACCCCAGCTGAAGTGGATCACGCCCATCTTCCACCCCAACATCCACATCACCGGGGCGGTGTGCATCGGCGCGTGGTGGCCGGCCAAGACGCTGGATGAGTTGCTCCTGACCCTGGGCGAAATGGTGCAGTACAAGAACTACGAACCGCGCGACCCGATGAACTCCAAGGCCGCGGCCTGGGCCATCCAGCGCAAATCGTTATTCCCCATCGACCGCCGCGAACTGAAAGGTCAGTCGGTGGCCGACCTGATCGTCATCCGCGACGAGGAGTCCGATGACCTCGGCATCAAGTTCGGTTAG
- a CDS encoding EsaB/YukD family protein, which translates to MASTKVIIYDPTGSKKTPVELPDDVPMRRLIPALVSKMGLPTTQGANPITYRLDHRTSGKRLGDDESLRDASVKEDDILSLFPEVTAG; encoded by the coding sequence ATGGCGAGTACAAAGGTAATCATTTACGATCCCACCGGGTCCAAGAAGACCCCGGTCGAGTTGCCGGACGATGTGCCGATGCGCCGGCTGATCCCCGCTCTGGTGAGCAAGATGGGTCTGCCGACGACGCAGGGCGCGAATCCGATCACCTACCGCTTGGATCACCGCACGTCCGGTAAGCGGCTCGGCGACGACGAATCGTTGCGGGACGCCAGCGTCAAGGAAGACGACATTCTCAGCCTGTTCCCCGAAGTCACCGCCGGCTGA
- a CDS encoding CAP domain-containing protein encodes MTDEERLRLTTADIEAQNGRVTAPPVLAIRPEEIPDAPPTPATPTRHLLLITPEDVAAFEPAGEEVVGALEQVVLQLVNEARAEFIPGWMGRGPLRWHPALAATARRHAADMLERRYVAHTTPEGFTVAQRLNRDGISYLACGENIGVVYGPASRGERGVREVHAAFMNQPRRVSNHRGNILNPVWSHVGIGVAYAPEGQLIVTQNFIATLTKPV; translated from the coding sequence ATGACCGACGAGGAACGGCTGCGGCTGACCACGGCCGACATCGAGGCGCAAAACGGGCGGGTGACGGCCCCGCCGGTGCTGGCGATCCGGCCGGAGGAGATACCCGACGCGCCGCCCACGCCGGCGACCCCGACACGCCACCTGCTGCTGATCACGCCCGAGGACGTGGCCGCCTTCGAACCGGCCGGCGAAGAGGTCGTGGGCGCGCTGGAACAAGTGGTGTTGCAACTGGTCAACGAGGCGCGGGCGGAGTTTATTCCCGGCTGGATGGGGCGCGGGCCGCTGCGCTGGCATCCGGCGCTGGCGGCCACGGCCCGCCGCCACGCGGCCGACATGCTTGAGCGCCGCTACGTGGCCCACACCACGCCGGAAGGGTTCACCGTGGCCCAGCGGCTGAACCGCGACGGCATCAGCTATCTGGCCTGCGGCGAGAATATCGGCGTGGTCTATGGCCCGGCCAGCCGCGGCGAGCGCGGCGTGCGCGAAGTGCACGCCGCCTTTATGAACCAGCCGCGCCGCGTGAGCAACCATCGCGGCAATATCCTGAATCCAGTCTGGAGCCACGTGGGCATCGGCGTGGCCTACGCGCCCGAAGGCCAATTGATCGTGACCCAGAATTTTATCGCGACGCTGACAAAGCCGGTTTAG
- a CDS encoding dynamin family protein — translation MSKNDNESLRTSLAELPFISPAQVEQWVDLQQTIDRTRDYLIRAVPQAQFSIDEAQKILAQRTYTLVFFGGTGVGKSTLINALLGRNLLPTGAVTAVTGTIVYIEQAAEGEAESLVLNYWSKDEFAERVRRLCQLAEIDGFDITNSGEREQARKDITALQESRKDQAKTERDEFLEILLDCIDSYENNKELFKAGSPPPVNLALENEESLKHLREDGFKGSDRRQIRLIKAATFRVHPKPGVPNLLMNGYLRIVDVPGLGAGMRLHEAITLEEMKREDAMVVLVTDAGRQRVDEMKSLSAVNWIKENRLFGLSGGDLDEAASKIFLAVNGANVRQAFDRLNSGLPEAELEVKDVTRYIAPNYWERYSNRGHNRPYFLVMAPSALYVQDPENAPHEFASETERILKVFKDQMGTVPTKDPLEPETKEALLKLSEVPLLRESLIHFIQHERVRSQLREAATRTRNALQALRFYYEKQLAARGVQPPFSTSWEQLQERRYENVLTRQQKELPRAFHNALLELSSRTNSDERFRQMLRPTLNGIKGMVQDAVQREVEMLLENYGTEYWDGRDVTYDNLIWGTSGIEVPIKRILFQVELVMQDAVSKFMPEAADIMGAELQRTLEAHEIYSRVERAAYGQEYSYIIPGEGENAVTLEAAYRALVDRVNRNFRHTCQQATMYELMRADRSVHSRLDAGEKELALPTNERLLDVALYGPERVAREIAAAMPQVMAASNNSGQAPAPAIEEPIEINILDTSGGETLPDIDISFLGENRPAAPAAELEPSYADLLDNVAVKVNRIFAAIIDDLFSDDDLLPRLRRLYWLEATKSERDFNNLLVKPMLRQHDRNLHKPELRKALEADLESVSDMEELMRVWDGLHHLETGLAI, via the coding sequence ATGAGCAAAAACGATAACGAATCCTTACGAACGTCCCTGGCGGAACTGCCATTCATCAGTCCGGCCCAGGTCGAACAATGGGTCGATCTGCAACAGACCATCGACCGCACCCGCGATTATCTTATCCGGGCCGTCCCCCAGGCGCAATTCAGCATTGACGAAGCCCAGAAGATTTTGGCCCAGCGCACTTATACGCTGGTCTTCTTCGGCGGCACGGGCGTGGGCAAGAGCACGCTGATCAACGCCCTGCTGGGCCGCAACCTGCTGCCCACCGGCGCGGTCACGGCCGTCACCGGCACCATCGTCTACATCGAGCAGGCGGCCGAAGGCGAGGCCGAGTCGTTGGTGCTCAACTATTGGAGCAAGGACGAATTCGCCGAGCGCGTGCGCCGGCTGTGCCAGTTGGCCGAGATCGACGGCTTCGACATCACCAACAGCGGCGAGCGCGAGCAGGCCCGCAAGGACATCACCGCGCTGCAAGAGTCGCGCAAGGATCAGGCCAAGACCGAACGGGACGAATTCCTGGAAATCCTGCTCGACTGCATCGACTCCTACGAGAATAACAAGGAACTGTTCAAGGCTGGTTCGCCGCCGCCGGTCAACCTGGCCCTGGAGAACGAGGAATCGCTCAAGCATCTGCGCGAGGACGGCTTCAAGGGCAGCGACCGCCGCCAAATCCGGCTCATCAAGGCGGCCACCTTCCGCGTTCACCCCAAGCCGGGCGTGCCCAACCTGTTGATGAACGGCTATCTGCGCATCGTCGATGTGCCCGGTCTGGGCGCGGGGATGCGGCTGCACGAGGCCATCACCCTGGAAGAGATGAAGCGCGAGGACGCCATGGTCGTGCTCGTCACCGATGCCGGTCGCCAGCGCGTGGACGAGATGAAGTCCCTCTCGGCCGTCAACTGGATCAAGGAGAACCGCCTGTTCGGCCTCAGTGGCGGCGACCTGGATGAAGCCGCTTCCAAGATCTTCCTGGCCGTCAACGGGGCCAACGTGCGCCAGGCGTTCGACCGCCTGAACTCCGGCCTGCCCGAGGCAGAACTGGAAGTGAAGGACGTCACCCGCTACATCGCCCCCAACTATTGGGAGCGCTACAGCAATCGCGGCCACAACCGGCCCTACTTCCTGGTCATGGCCCCGTCGGCCCTCTACGTGCAAGACCCCGAAAACGCGCCTCACGAGTTCGCCAGCGAGACCGAGCGCATTCTGAAAGTCTTCAAGGATCAGATGGGCACGGTTCCGACCAAAGACCCGCTGGAGCCGGAGACGAAAGAGGCCCTGCTGAAGCTGAGCGAAGTGCCGCTATTGCGCGAGAGCCTCATCCATTTCATTCAGCACGAGCGCGTCCGCAGCCAGTTGCGCGAGGCGGCCACCCGCACCCGCAATGCCCTGCAAGCCCTGCGCTTCTACTATGAGAAACAACTGGCCGCCCGTGGCGTCCAGCCGCCCTTCTCCACCAGTTGGGAGCAATTGCAGGAGCGGCGCTACGAGAACGTGCTGACCCGCCAACAGAAGGAGCTGCCGCGCGCCTTCCACAACGCCTTGCTGGAGCTGAGCAGCCGCACCAACAGCGACGAGCGCTTCCGCCAGATGTTGCGGCCGACGCTGAACGGCATCAAGGGCATGGTGCAGGACGCCGTGCAGCGCGAAGTTGAGATGCTATTGGAGAACTACGGCACCGAGTATTGGGACGGCCGCGACGTGACCTATGACAACCTGATCTGGGGCACGAGCGGCATTGAAGTGCCCATCAAGCGCATCCTGTTCCAGGTGGAACTGGTGATGCAGGACGCCGTGTCTAAGTTCATGCCCGAAGCGGCCGACATCATGGGCGCCGAGTTGCAGCGCACGCTGGAGGCGCACGAGATTTACTCCCGGGTGGAGCGCGCCGCCTATGGGCAGGAATACAGCTACATCATCCCCGGCGAAGGGGAAAATGCCGTGACGCTGGAAGCCGCTTATCGGGCGCTGGTGGATCGCGTCAACCGCAACTTCCGCCACACCTGCCAGCAGGCCACGATGTACGAACTGATGCGGGCCGATCGCTCGGTTCACTCGCGCCTCGATGCCGGCGAAAAGGAACTGGCCCTGCCGACCAACGAACGCCTGCTCGACGTGGCCCTCTATGGCCCCGAACGGGTGGCCCGCGAGATCGCCGCGGCCATGCCGCAAGTCATGGCCGCCTCGAACAACAGCGGCCAGGCCCCGGCCCCGGCAATCGAGGAGCCAATCGAGATCAACATCCTCGATACCTCCGGCGGCGAGACGCTGCCCGACATCGACATCAGCTTCCTGGGCGAGAACCGGCCCGCGGCCCCGGCGGCCGAGCTGGAGCCGAGCTACGCCGACCTGCTGGACAACGTGGCCGTCAAGGTCAACCGCATCTTCGCCGCCATCATCGATGATCTGTTCAGCGATGACGATCTGCTGCCGCGCCTGCGCCGCCTGTACTGGCTGGAAGCCACCAAGTCGGAGCGCGATTTCAACAACCTGCTGGTCAAGCCCATGCTGCGCCAGCACGATCGCAACCTCCATAAGCCCGAACTACGCAAGGCGCTGGAGGCCGATCTGGAGTCCGTGTCCGACATGGAAGAACTGATGCGCGTCTGGGACGGACTGCATCATCTGGAGACCGGGCTGGCGATCTAG